The Marinobacter halotolerans genome includes a window with the following:
- the bfr gene encoding bacterioferritin, with protein MKGDKKVIQYLNKALANELTAINQYFLHARMYKDWGITKLADKEYEESIDEMKHADQLIERILFLEGLPNLQDLNKLLIGENVEEMLRCDLKLEQAGHADYVEAIAYADEVKDYTSRELFRRILESEEEHIDFLETQLEMISQMGIQNYIQLQSGTAE; from the coding sequence ATGAAAGGCGATAAGAAAGTCATCCAGTATCTCAACAAAGCGCTTGCCAACGAGCTGACCGCCATCAACCAGTATTTCCTGCATGCCCGTATGTACAAGGACTGGGGTATCACCAAACTGGCGGACAAGGAATACGAAGAATCCATCGACGAGATGAAACACGCCGATCAGCTGATCGAGCGCATCCTCTTTCTGGAAGGTCTGCCCAATCTTCAGGACCTGAACAAGCTGTTGATCGGTGAAAATGTCGAAGAGATGCTGCGCTGCGACCTGAAACTGGAGCAGGCCGGCCATGCGGATTACGTCGAGGCGATCGCCTACGCCGATGAGGTGAAGGACTACACCTCCCGCGAACTGTTCCGTCGCATCCTGGAAAGCGAAGAAGAGCATATCGACTTTCTGGAAACCCAGCTTGAAATGATCTCGCAAATGGGCATCCAGAACTATATCCAGCTTCAGTCCGGCACTGCTGAATAA
- a CDS encoding LysR family transcriptional regulator encodes MEIRWLEDFMALARTRHFSRAAELQHVSQPTFSRRIKLLEEAMGATLINRQTLPLSLTPAGEAFVEMCERVTRDVRETRDRIDAMEAEASARISVGSTQGLFSHYYQSWARQAGVAERLQLNLKATNWVGEQFLDALDNGECDLVLCYWHDDLPWGERLDPERYEWMTLARETLVPVSVADSGGQPRFTLPGTVGQPVPLIAYHSRGFLQSAIEARLAKINEPAYLLPLNENTQSAGIKALVKQGFGMGWLPKRMTEKSEQFGSLARAGDERWDVPLEIRLIRLRQTRSDDLLILWKTLENQHA; translated from the coding sequence ATGGAAATACGCTGGCTTGAAGACTTCATGGCGCTGGCCCGTACCCGCCATTTTTCCCGTGCCGCTGAGCTGCAGCACGTAAGCCAGCCGACGTTCAGCCGTCGTATCAAACTGCTGGAAGAGGCCATGGGCGCCACCCTGATCAATCGCCAGACTCTGCCTCTTTCGCTCACTCCGGCCGGCGAGGCCTTCGTGGAAATGTGCGAACGGGTAACCCGGGATGTCCGGGAGACACGGGACCGGATTGATGCCATGGAAGCCGAGGCGTCGGCCCGCATCAGCGTCGGGTCCACCCAGGGGCTATTCTCCCATTATTATCAGAGTTGGGCCCGCCAGGCAGGAGTGGCGGAACGCCTGCAGCTGAACCTGAAAGCCACCAACTGGGTAGGTGAGCAGTTTCTGGACGCGCTGGACAACGGCGAGTGTGATCTGGTGCTGTGTTACTGGCATGACGATCTGCCCTGGGGCGAACGCCTGGACCCGGAACGCTACGAGTGGATGACGCTGGCCCGGGAAACACTGGTGCCCGTGAGTGTGGCAGACAGCGGCGGGCAACCACGGTTTACCCTGCCGGGGACCGTGGGCCAGCCGGTGCCGTTGATCGCCTATCATTCCCGGGGCTTCCTGCAGTCCGCCATAGAAGCCCGTTTGGCGAAGATAAACGAGCCGGCCTATCTGCTACCGCTCAACGAAAACACCCAGTCTGCCGGTATCAAAGCTCTGGTGAAACAGGGGTTCGGTATGGGCTGGTTGCCCAAACGGATGACCGAAAAAAGCGAACAGTTTGGCAGTCTGGCGCGGGCGGGTGATGAGCGCTGGGACGTGCCGCTGGAAATCCGCCTGATTCGCCTGCGCCAGACCCGTTCCGACGATCTTCTCATTCTCTGGAAAACCCTGGAAAACCAACATGCCTGA
- a CDS encoding CidA/LrgA family protein: MGLLRGFLVLVLFYLLGEACRLVFALPVSGGVLGMIAMTVTLMTLGGVSNELASASQGLISVLVLLIMPGVVGVFFKADQFAGQWLAVGAALLVGTFLSVITTLLLMSFLVRRGQREDSQ; the protein is encoded by the coding sequence GGATTGTTGCGTGGTTTTCTGGTTCTGGTTCTGTTTTATCTGCTGGGCGAGGCCTGTCGGCTGGTATTCGCCCTGCCGGTCAGTGGCGGTGTGCTGGGCATGATTGCGATGACCGTCACGCTGATGACCCTGGGTGGAGTCAGCAATGAACTGGCGTCGGCGAGCCAAGGACTGATTTCCGTGCTGGTTCTGCTGATCATGCCCGGCGTTGTCGGCGTGTTCTTCAAGGCGGATCAGTTTGCAGGCCAATGGCTGGCGGTCGGGGCAGCGTTGCTGGTTGGCACCTTTCTCAGTGTGATCACCACGCTCCTGCTGATGAGCTTTCTGGTTCGACGTGGACAGCGGGAGGACAGCCAGTGA
- a CDS encoding bacterioferritin-associated ferredoxin has protein sequence MYVCLCHGVTDREIREAADNGVSSMRQLGRELGVGTQCGRCACSAREILRECRRPDYLALADMLAQPA, from the coding sequence ATGTACGTGTGCCTGTGCCACGGGGTCACTGACCGCGAAATCCGCGAAGCCGCCGATAATGGCGTCAGCTCAATGCGCCAGCTCGGCCGGGAACTTGGCGTTGGCACCCAATGTGGTCGGTGCGCCTGCAGCGCCCGCGAGATATTGCGCGAGTGTCGCCGACCCGATTACCTTGCCCTTGCTGACATGCTTGCCCAGCCCGCCTGA
- a CDS encoding ABC transporter permease translates to MLAFLVQRISQAFLVMFVISVIAFAIQDGLGDPLQQMVGMSVSQDEREAIRDDMGLNDPLVVQYFRFAGNALQGDLGTSYFYGKPTLDVILEHLPATLELVIGASLIIIVFSVPIGVYAAIRPQAWLAKFFMGISTVGISIPVFLTAIVLIQLYSIGVTVDWFPADTGWGRWLNGALSTDGGLPSYGRGDELTHLFGTWDSGFFSESGLWHLVLPSVSLASIMLPLFIRLIRAEMMEVLQSDYIRYARAKGLSAVRVNFLHALKNTMLPVITVGGVQIGIMVAYTILTETVFQWPGVGLMFLEAITRSDIPLIVAYLMVVGLIFVITNTLVDLIYGLVNPTVKLTGKKA, encoded by the coding sequence ATGTTAGCGTTTCTGGTTCAGCGAATTTCCCAGGCGTTTCTGGTTATGTTCGTGATCAGTGTGATCGCCTTTGCCATCCAGGATGGCCTGGGCGACCCACTTCAGCAGATGGTCGGCATGTCGGTCTCCCAGGATGAACGGGAGGCTATCCGCGACGACATGGGGTTGAACGATCCTTTGGTAGTTCAGTACTTCCGATTCGCCGGTAACGCCCTGCAGGGTGATCTGGGCACGTCCTATTTCTATGGCAAGCCCACGCTGGACGTCATTCTTGAACATCTGCCCGCCACACTGGAACTGGTGATTGGCGCCAGTCTGATCATCATTGTGTTTTCAGTACCAATTGGCGTGTATGCCGCCATCCGGCCCCAGGCCTGGCTGGCCAAATTCTTTATGGGGATCAGTACCGTGGGGATTTCCATCCCGGTGTTTCTGACCGCCATTGTTCTGATTCAGTTGTATTCCATCGGTGTCACGGTGGACTGGTTTCCTGCCGATACCGGCTGGGGTCGTTGGCTTAATGGCGCGCTGAGTACCGACGGTGGTCTGCCGTCCTACGGCCGCGGCGATGAGCTTACCCATCTATTCGGCACCTGGGATTCGGGCTTTTTCTCCGAATCCGGGCTGTGGCATCTGGTGCTGCCGTCGGTGTCACTGGCTTCCATCATGTTGCCATTGTTTATCCGGCTGATCCGGGCAGAAATGATGGAGGTGCTACAAAGCGACTACATCCGTTACGCCCGCGCTAAGGGCCTGAGCGCCGTCCGGGTCAACTTTCTGCATGCCCTCAAGAACACCATGTTGCCGGTAATCACCGTCGGTGGGGTGCAGATCGGTATCATGGTGGCCTACACCATTCTCACCGAAACGGTTTTCCAGTGGCCGGGCGTGGGCCTGATGTTCCTGGAGGCCATTACCCGCAGTGATATTCCGCTGATCGTGGCTTACCTGATGGTGGTGGGCCTGATCTTCGTGATCACCAATACCCTGGTCGATCTGATCTACGGGCTGGTGAATCCCACCGTAAAACTGACAGGTAAGAAAGCATGA
- the pepQ gene encoding Xaa-Pro dipeptidase: protein MPDTELLSLQTDHLRILQQRYQQALEAEGYDALLISSGAAPLRYGDDQAWHFQGYGPFLHWTGLTGQEHSWLLIRPGERPVLWLYQPVDFWHATPELPGEPWQESMEIQASERTEAPALGDIGKKEGVGKLAVIGDPACLSGVGGDHNPPALLAALDETRVHKTRYEVACLARANSIALDGHRAAREAFLAGGSEFEVNLAYQRATGQREADAPYHSIIGINEHAGTLHYQYYGSDAPKPPRSLLIDAGVRFRGYCSDITRTTAGPSDPRFAALIHGLDQIQQRLCSMVAPGVEYIDIHRKAHQGIAALLSASDLVTGLDDEAMITEGVTRAFFPHGVGHLLGVQVHDVAGKPTPPPADAPFLRLTRTLEPGMVVTIEPGLYFIPSLLEPLLAGPVAKHLNQPLITELQGCGGIRIEDNVVVTDTGFRNLTRPDGA, encoded by the coding sequence ATGCCTGACACTGAGCTGCTCTCCCTCCAGACGGACCATCTGCGCATCCTGCAACAGCGATATCAGCAGGCGCTGGAGGCGGAGGGCTATGATGCGCTGCTGATCAGTTCCGGCGCCGCGCCCCTTCGATACGGCGACGACCAGGCCTGGCATTTTCAGGGCTATGGACCCTTCCTGCACTGGACCGGGCTGACAGGCCAGGAACACAGCTGGCTGCTGATCCGGCCTGGCGAGCGACCAGTTTTATGGCTCTATCAACCGGTGGATTTTTGGCACGCTACACCTGAACTGCCTGGCGAGCCCTGGCAGGAATCCATGGAGATTCAGGCCAGTGAGCGGACCGAGGCGCCGGCACTGGGCGATATCGGCAAAAAAGAGGGCGTAGGCAAGCTGGCGGTGATCGGTGATCCGGCCTGCCTGTCCGGGGTAGGCGGTGATCATAACCCGCCGGCCCTGCTGGCCGCACTTGATGAGACCCGGGTGCATAAAACCCGTTATGAGGTCGCCTGCCTGGCGCGGGCGAACAGCATTGCGCTGGACGGACACCGGGCCGCGCGGGAAGCGTTTCTGGCCGGTGGCAGCGAGTTCGAGGTGAACCTCGCGTACCAGCGGGCAACGGGGCAGCGGGAAGCCGATGCGCCCTATCACAGTATTATCGGTATCAACGAGCATGCTGGCACGCTGCACTATCAGTATTACGGCAGCGATGCCCCGAAGCCGCCCCGCAGTCTGCTGATTGACGCCGGTGTCCGGTTCCGGGGCTACTGCTCCGATATCACCCGCACCACGGCAGGGCCCTCCGACCCGCGTTTTGCGGCCCTGATCCACGGGCTTGACCAGATTCAACAGCGGCTTTGCAGCATGGTGGCGCCCGGCGTTGAATACATCGATATACACCGCAAAGCCCATCAGGGTATCGCAGCCCTGCTCAGTGCCTCAGATCTGGTAACCGGCCTGGATGATGAGGCCATGATCACCGAGGGCGTTACCCGAGCCTTTTTTCCTCATGGCGTGGGGCACCTCCTGGGGGTGCAGGTACACGATGTGGCGGGAAAACCAACGCCGCCGCCGGCGGATGCCCCTTTCCTGCGGCTGACCCGCACCCTGGAGCCGGGCATGGTGGTGACCATCGAGCCGGGCCTGTACTTTATTCCATCCTTGCTTGAACCGCTGTTAGCGGGGCCCGTGGCGAAGCATCTCAATCAGCCGCTGATTACTGAACTGCAGGGCTGTGGCGGGATCCGCATCGAAGACAATGTGGTGGTTACGGACACAGGTTTCCGGAATCTGACCCGACCAGACGGTGCGTGA
- a CDS encoding ABC transporter permease produces the protein MTTATISRWDRFRESFLWYSFKRDKVAIASFIVLLSMVLAAVFAPLLAPADPYDLAQINIMNSELPPVGMDGADPAFPLGTDAQGRDLLSTILYGTRVSLLIGFGAVLLQAALGILFGLLAGYLGGRVDSVLMRIADVQLSFSTLMVAIIVGAVFKASFGNLMFGEIAIYMLIFIIGIAEWPQIARTVRASVLAEKKKEYVDAAKVMGFRTGRIMFRHILPNTLSPIFVIATVQIANAIISEAALSFLGLGMPETQPSLGSLIKSGFDYIQSGSWWITLIPGLVLVVLVLVINLLGDWLRDVMNPRLYKG, from the coding sequence ATGACGACGGCGACGATTTCACGCTGGGATCGCTTTCGCGAGTCCTTCCTCTGGTACAGCTTCAAGCGCGACAAGGTGGCAATCGCCAGCTTTATTGTGCTGTTGAGCATGGTGTTGGCGGCGGTGTTCGCACCTCTGCTGGCGCCGGCCGATCCCTACGATCTGGCCCAGATCAATATCATGAACTCCGAGCTGCCGCCGGTGGGCATGGACGGCGCTGACCCCGCCTTCCCGCTGGGCACCGACGCCCAGGGCCGGGACCTGCTGTCCACCATTCTGTATGGCACGCGGGTGTCGCTGCTGATCGGCTTTGGCGCGGTGCTGCTGCAGGCGGCCCTTGGCATTCTGTTTGGCCTGCTGGCGGGTTACCTGGGCGGCCGGGTGGATTCGGTGCTGATGCGCATTGCTGATGTGCAGCTGTCCTTCTCGACCCTGATGGTGGCCATTATTGTCGGGGCGGTGTTCAAGGCCAGTTTCGGTAACCTCATGTTCGGCGAGATTGCCATCTACATGCTGATTTTCATTATCGGTATTGCGGAGTGGCCGCAGATTGCCCGCACGGTGCGGGCCTCGGTACTGGCAGAGAAGAAAAAGGAATACGTGGACGCAGCCAAGGTGATGGGTTTCCGCACCGGGCGGATCATGTTCCGGCACATTCTGCCCAATACACTGTCTCCCATCTTTGTTATTGCCACGGTGCAGATCGCCAACGCCATCATCTCGGAGGCGGCGCTGTCGTTCCTGGGTCTTGGTATGCCGGAAACCCAGCCCTCACTTGGTTCGCTGATCAAGTCCGGTTTCGACTACATCCAGAGTGGCTCCTGGTGGATTACCCTGATTCCCGGCCTGGTGCTGGTGGTGCTCGTGCTCGTCATCAACCTGTTGGGTGACTGGCTGCGGGATGTTATGAACCCACGGCTGTATAAGGGGTAA
- a CDS encoding ABC transporter substrate-binding protein, whose product MKKLLTAFVGSVALAAAPMAMSAEANKELKMAYDADPVTLDIHEQLSGGMLQLSHMTFDPLIRWTKDLEFEPRLAKSWERIDENTMRFELREGVKFHSGNDLTTKDVKFTFDRLKQSQDYKAIFQPFSELKVIDDYTFELITKQPYPLLLNTATYIFPMDSEFYTGKTEDGKDKSAITKHGNSFASENLSGTGPYVITDRQQGVRVEFERFDDYWDTKSPGNVGKITLTPIKENNTRVSALLSGGVGFIAPVPPTDLERIRRDDDSNLVTMSGTRIILFHMNQDRVEAFKNPKVREAIAYAINQEGIAAKIMKGFATPAAQMSPAGYQGHNESLTPRFDVAKAQQLMKEAGYEDGFTITMMAPNNRYVNDDKIAQAVAAMLARINIKVDLKTLPKAQYWPEYDERAADMMMIGWHADTEDSANFFEFLTFCPDAESGTGQYNAGNYCNPELDALVNKANVETDLEKRAAMLQEVEKRLYEDAAFVPLHWQDLAWASKENVKIEPILNVMNFPYLGDLVIE is encoded by the coding sequence ATGAAAAAACTACTGACCGCTTTTGTTGGTTCTGTGGCCCTGGCGGCCGCTCCGATGGCAATGTCTGCCGAGGCGAACAAGGAACTGAAGATGGCGTACGACGCCGACCCCGTGACCCTGGATATTCACGAGCAACTGTCCGGTGGCATGCTTCAGCTAAGCCATATGACCTTCGATCCCCTGATTCGCTGGACCAAGGATCTGGAATTCGAGCCGCGCCTGGCCAAAAGCTGGGAACGCATTGATGAAAACACCATGCGGTTTGAACTCCGGGAAGGCGTGAAATTCCACTCCGGCAACGATCTCACCACGAAAGATGTGAAGTTCACCTTTGACCGGCTCAAGCAGAGCCAGGATTACAAGGCGATTTTCCAGCCGTTCAGCGAGTTGAAAGTGATCGACGACTACACCTTTGAGTTGATCACCAAGCAGCCTTACCCGTTGCTGTTGAACACCGCCACCTACATTTTTCCGATGGACAGCGAGTTCTACACCGGCAAGACCGAAGACGGCAAGGACAAGAGCGCAATCACCAAGCACGGTAACTCCTTCGCTTCCGAGAACCTGTCCGGCACCGGGCCCTACGTCATTACTGATCGCCAGCAGGGCGTCCGGGTGGAGTTTGAACGATTTGATGACTACTGGGATACCAAATCCCCGGGCAATGTTGGCAAGATCACGCTGACCCCGATCAAGGAAAACAACACGCGGGTCTCTGCCCTGCTGTCCGGCGGTGTGGGCTTTATCGCCCCGGTTCCACCCACTGACCTGGAGCGGATCCGTCGTGACGATGATTCGAACCTGGTTACCATGAGCGGCACCCGTATTATCCTGTTCCACATGAACCAGGATCGGGTTGAAGCCTTCAAGAACCCGAAGGTTCGTGAGGCCATTGCTTACGCCATCAACCAGGAAGGCATCGCTGCCAAGATCATGAAGGGCTTTGCCACGCCGGCCGCGCAGATGTCTCCAGCGGGCTATCAGGGCCACAATGAGTCCCTGACGCCGCGCTTCGATGTCGCCAAGGCACAGCAGCTGATGAAGGAAGCCGGCTACGAAGACGGTTTCACCATTACCATGATGGCGCCGAACAACCGCTACGTGAATGACGACAAGATTGCCCAGGCAGTCGCCGCCATGCTGGCGCGGATCAATATCAAGGTGGATCTGAAGACCCTGCCGAAGGCCCAGTACTGGCCGGAATATGATGAGCGCGCAGCGGACATGATGATGATCGGCTGGCACGCGGATACCGAGGATTCCGCCAACTTCTTCGAGTTCCTGACCTTCTGCCCGGACGCCGAATCCGGCACCGGCCAGTACAATGCAGGCAACTACTGCAACCCGGAGCTGGATGCCCTGGTGAACAAGGCCAACGTGGAAACCGATCTGGAAAAGCGGGCCGCGATGCTTCAGGAAGTGGAAAAGCGCCTGTATGAAGATGCCGCCTTTGTTCCTCTGCACTGGCAGGATCTGGCCTGGGCCAGCAAGGAAAACGTAAAGATCGAGCCAATCCTCAACGTGATGAACTTCCCGTACCTGGGTGATCTGGTTATCGAATAA
- a CDS encoding ABC transporter ATP-binding protein, whose protein sequence is MTSPSSPLVDIRGLEKSFDLSGSLLEQISFKGGRFHRKQEAVHAINGVDLQVQKGEALCVVGESGCGKSTVARTVMGLLSPTAGEVHYDGQRIDHLSGRDVLPYRRKMQMIFQNPYASLNPRMTIQQTLEEPIRFHQPGVSQAQIRDKVQDVMQSVGIDPDWGSRFGHEFSGGQRQRIAIARALAVDPEFIVADEPISALDVSIQAQVLNLLMEAQETRNLTYLFITHDLAVVEHFGTRVAVMYLGRVCELAETATLFSSPRHPYTQALLSAIPKLEDDRPNHIRLQGEVPTPVQLPSGCVFHGRCPYANERCRQEIPQLIATDSGTQVACHAVQEGRL, encoded by the coding sequence GTGACGTCACCATCCTCCCCCCTGGTTGATATCCGCGGGCTGGAAAAATCCTTCGATCTTTCCGGCAGTCTGCTGGAGCAGATTTCCTTTAAAGGCGGCCGCTTTCACCGCAAGCAGGAAGCTGTTCATGCCATTAATGGCGTCGACCTGCAGGTACAGAAAGGAGAGGCCCTGTGTGTTGTGGGCGAGTCCGGTTGTGGTAAATCCACCGTGGCCCGCACGGTCATGGGCCTGCTGTCGCCGACGGCGGGCGAGGTCCATTACGATGGCCAGCGCATAGACCATCTTAGTGGCCGGGACGTGCTTCCCTACCGCCGCAAGATGCAGATGATTTTCCAGAACCCCTATGCCTCGCTGAACCCGCGCATGACCATTCAGCAAACGCTGGAAGAGCCCATCCGCTTTCATCAGCCGGGCGTTTCTCAGGCGCAGATTCGCGACAAGGTTCAGGATGTGATGCAGTCCGTGGGCATTGATCCGGACTGGGGCAGCCGCTTCGGCCATGAGTTCTCCGGTGGCCAGCGTCAGCGCATCGCCATTGCCCGGGCCCTGGCCGTGGATCCGGAGTTCATCGTCGCCGACGAACCCATTTCCGCCCTGGATGTTTCCATTCAGGCCCAGGTATTGAACCTGCTGATGGAAGCCCAGGAAACCCGCAACCTGACCTATCTGTTCATCACCCACGATCTGGCGGTGGTAGAGCATTTCGGCACGCGGGTGGCGGTAATGTATCTGGGAAGAGTGTGCGAACTGGCGGAAACCGCCACCCTGTTCAGCAGCCCCCGGCACCCCTACACCCAGGCGTTACTGTCGGCTATTCCCAAGCTGGAGGACGACAGGCCCAACCACATCCGCCTGCAGGGAGAAGTTCCGACGCCGGTGCAGTTGCCCTCCGGATGTGTGTTTCATGGCCGCTGTCCCTACGCCAACGAGCGTTGCCGGCAGGAAATCCCCCAGCTGATCGCCACCGATAGCGGCACACAGGTGGCCTGTCACGCCGTTCAGGAGGGGAGGTTGTAA
- a CDS encoding LrgB family protein, whose translation MNGVFERLLGVPDVLSGTPALAIGLTLGAFFAGNWLFARLGRPIWLPPVVISAFFLSAVIAALALDYDQYREGARWLTVLLGPATVALGIPLYQQMHHIRAMWRPILCTLPVAATLAAVYAVVIGWALGGTPLVLASLAPKSVTAPIAIGITEQLGGSVSLMMGGLLVTGVVATLFVDLLARWLPVEDERILGFALGLNGHAIGTARAFEISHAAGAFASLGMGLTGVFTALILPLFFQF comes from the coding sequence GTGAACGGTGTCTTCGAGCGACTGCTGGGCGTCCCGGATGTGCTGTCGGGCACGCCGGCTCTGGCCATCGGTCTTACCCTGGGAGCTTTTTTTGCGGGCAACTGGCTGTTTGCCCGACTGGGGCGGCCGATCTGGCTGCCGCCGGTGGTGATTTCCGCGTTTTTTTTGTCGGCCGTGATTGCGGCGCTGGCGCTGGACTATGACCAGTATCGGGAGGGCGCCCGCTGGCTGACGGTGCTGCTGGGCCCGGCCACGGTTGCGCTCGGCATTCCCCTCTATCAGCAGATGCACCATATCCGCGCAATGTGGCGACCGATTCTGTGCACGCTGCCGGTGGCCGCTACCTTGGCTGCGGTGTATGCGGTGGTGATTGGCTGGGCTCTGGGGGGTACGCCGCTGGTGCTGGCGTCATTGGCACCCAAGTCTGTGACCGCACCTATTGCCATTGGCATTACCGAACAACTGGGCGGTTCGGTATCGCTGATGATGGGTGGGCTGCTGGTGACCGGGGTAGTCGCAACCCTGTTCGTTGACCTGCTCGCGCGCTGGCTGCCAGTGGAAGACGAGCGGATTCTGGGGTTTGCTCTGGGCCTGAACGGCCACGCCATCGGAACCGCACGGGCGTTCGAGATCAGTCACGCAGCCGGCGCGTTTGCCTCTCTCGGTATGGGGCTGACGGGTGTATTTACCGCGCTGATTCTACCGCTGTTTTTCCAGTTCTAG
- a CDS encoding ABC transporter ATP-binding protein, with protein sequence MPLLEVKNLDVRFAVRGGDLTALRGISFSLDKGERLGLVGESGAGKSVAAFSILNLIARPGYIAGGQILFEGRDLAAMGERELRKIRGNRIAMIFQDPMMTLNPVLTIGTQMVEAIKAHRRISTRAAREIALAKLRKVQIPSADTRLDQYPHELSGGMRQRVIIAIALLLDPEIIIADEPTTALDVTIQAEIMDLLLNLCEQENVALMLITHDLGVVSQVTQRMLVMYSGRIIEQGPTREIINDAQHPYTQGLINALPQMGEPGEKLFQIPGSMPSLKNVPSGCPFHPRCHFATDQCRRTMPDYVRSGNVDVACYEVSNLIEQEKRMQEAES encoded by the coding sequence ATGCCATTGCTAGAAGTAAAAAATCTGGATGTGCGATTTGCAGTGCGCGGAGGCGACCTCACCGCGCTGCGCGGCATCAGCTTCAGTCTGGACAAGGGCGAGCGTTTGGGCCTGGTAGGGGAGTCCGGCGCCGGCAAATCGGTGGCGGCGTTTTCCATACTCAACCTGATCGCCAGGCCCGGCTATATTGCCGGCGGGCAGATTCTGTTCGAAGGCCGGGACCTGGCCGCGATGGGCGAGCGGGAGCTGCGGAAAATCCGCGGCAATCGCATCGCCATGATTTTTCAGGATCCGATGATGACCCTGAACCCGGTGCTTACCATCGGCACCCAGATGGTGGAGGCCATCAAAGCCCATCGACGGATCAGCACCCGGGCGGCCCGGGAGATTGCCCTGGCGAAACTGCGCAAGGTACAGATTCCGTCGGCGGACACCCGGCTGGACCAGTATCCCCACGAATTGTCTGGTGGCATGCGTCAGCGGGTGATCATTGCCATCGCCCTGTTGCTGGACCCGGAAATCATTATCGCCGATGAGCCTACCACCGCGCTGGATGTGACCATTCAGGCAGAAATCATGGATCTGTTGCTGAACCTGTGCGAACAGGAGAACGTGGCGTTGATGCTGATTACCCACGATCTTGGTGTGGTATCCCAGGTGACGCAGCGCATGCTGGTGATGTATTCCGGCCGTATTATCGAGCAGGGGCCGACCCGGGAGATTATTAACGATGCCCAGCATCCCTACACCCAGGGGCTGATCAATGCGTTGCCCCAGATGGGTGAGCCGGGTGAAAAGCTGTTCCAGATTCCCGGGTCCATGCCGTCCCTGAAAAACGTACCCTCAGGCTGCCCCTTCCATCCCCGCTGTCACTTCGCCACGGACCAGTGCAGGCGCACAATGCCGGACTATGTCCGCTCCGGGAATGTGGACGTGGCCTGTTATGAAGTCAGCAACCTTATCGAGCAGGAGAAACGCATGCAGGAGGCGGAATCGTGA